The Arthrobacter russicus genome has a segment encoding these proteins:
- a CDS encoding M13 family metallopeptidase, protein MAPSGTASGIDQSSFATEFRPQDDLFMHVNGRWFEQNEIPADRASIGSFISLRDSSEAAVRDIIETAAEAQHDPLAKKIGDLYASFMAEDQINAAGIEPIRATLEAVYATADADQFIRLLAKLQGRGTAGLIGFYVYNDPGDPSRYLFQIQQSGLGLPDEAYYREDKSADIRSGYRNHIARMLELAGRPDAEQAASRVFDLETALAAGHWDKVTLRDPQKRYNLLTRQAALELFPPLAPWLDELGASEAQTAEIIVATPDFFRTAAQLLAERPLREWQDWLAMRVASSAAPYLAEEFVAEDFAFYGTVLSGTTENKERWKRGTALVEGALGEAVGQLYVAKHFPPEHKAKMEKLVAGLIEAYRQSIRALDWMSEATKAKALEKLAKFVPKIGYPDVWRDYSGLEISADDVLGNLARAEAFELARQLARIGQPIDRTEWLMTPQTVNAYYNPTMNEIVFPAAILQPPFFDAAADDAANFGGIGAVIGHEIGHGFDDQGSQYDGDGALSNWWTDQDRAAFEERTAKLVAQYDALSPIAAPEERVNGKLTLGENIGDLGGLSIGYKAWQLALAGQAAPEIDGLSGARRFYFAWASCWQSKNRPEDAVKRIAIDPHSPASWRCNQVVKNLPEFHQEFGTAPGDGLWLDPAERVSIW, encoded by the coding sequence ATGGCGCCGTCAGGCACAGCATCAGGAATCGACCAGAGCAGTTTTGCGACAGAGTTCCGACCCCAGGACGATCTGTTCATGCACGTGAACGGCCGCTGGTTCGAACAGAACGAAATTCCGGCCGACCGTGCCTCGATCGGTTCCTTCATCAGCTTGCGGGACAGCTCCGAAGCCGCGGTCCGCGACATCATCGAGACCGCAGCCGAGGCGCAGCACGATCCGCTGGCGAAGAAGATCGGCGATCTCTACGCCAGTTTCATGGCCGAGGATCAGATCAATGCGGCCGGCATCGAACCGATCCGGGCGACCTTGGAAGCGGTCTACGCCACTGCGGACGCGGACCAGTTCATCAGACTGCTGGCAAAGCTGCAGGGCCGCGGCACCGCCGGCCTGATCGGCTTCTACGTCTACAACGATCCGGGCGACCCGAGCCGCTATCTGTTCCAGATCCAGCAAAGCGGCCTCGGCCTGCCGGACGAGGCCTATTACCGCGAGGACAAATCCGCGGACATCCGCAGCGGGTACCGGAACCATATCGCCCGGATGCTGGAATTGGCCGGACGGCCCGACGCCGAGCAGGCCGCGAGCCGGGTATTCGACCTGGAAACTGCGTTGGCTGCCGGCCATTGGGACAAAGTCACCTTGCGGGACCCGCAAAAACGCTACAACCTGCTGACCCGGCAGGCAGCGCTCGAACTGTTCCCGCCGCTGGCGCCGTGGCTCGACGAGTTGGGCGCCAGCGAGGCGCAGACTGCCGAAATCATCGTGGCGACACCGGATTTCTTCCGCACCGCGGCACAACTACTCGCCGAACGTCCATTGCGAGAGTGGCAGGACTGGCTGGCCATGCGCGTGGCGTCCTCAGCTGCCCCCTACCTGGCCGAAGAATTCGTCGCCGAAGACTTCGCCTTCTACGGAACCGTGCTCAGCGGCACCACGGAGAACAAAGAACGCTGGAAGCGCGGTACCGCGCTGGTCGAAGGCGCCTTGGGCGAAGCCGTCGGCCAACTCTATGTGGCCAAGCATTTTCCCCCGGAGCACAAAGCCAAGATGGAGAAGCTCGTCGCCGGATTGATCGAGGCATACCGGCAATCGATCCGGGCCCTGGACTGGATGAGCGAAGCCACCAAGGCGAAAGCACTGGAAAAGCTCGCCAAGTTCGTGCCGAAAATCGGCTATCCGGACGTCTGGCGGGATTACTCCGGTCTGGAGATCTCCGCTGACGACGTGCTGGGCAATCTGGCCCGCGCCGAAGCGTTCGAGCTGGCCCGGCAACTCGCCCGGATCGGCCAACCGATCGACCGCACGGAATGGCTCATGACGCCGCAGACCGTCAACGCCTACTACAACCCCACGATGAACGAAATCGTCTTCCCGGCGGCGATTCTGCAGCCGCCGTTCTTCGACGCAGCGGCCGACGACGCGGCGAATTTCGGCGGTATCGGCGCGGTGATCGGGCACGAAATCGGCCATGGCTTCGACGACCAGGGATCGCAGTACGACGGCGACGGGGCGCTCAGCAACTGGTGGACCGATCAGGACCGGGCGGCCTTCGAGGAGCGCACCGCGAAACTCGTGGCGCAGTACGATGCGCTGAGCCCGATCGCGGCTCCGGAGGAACGGGTCAACGGCAAGCTCACGCTTGGCGAAAACATCGGGGATCTGGGCGGATTGAGCATCGGCTACAAGGCTTGGCAATTGGCTTTGGCTGGCCAGGCCGCTCCGGAAATCGACGGGCTTTCCGGAGCCCGGCGGTTCTACTTCGCCTGGGCATCCTGCTGGCAGAGCAAAAATCGGCCGGAAGACGCGGTCAAAAGGATTGCAATCGACCCGCACTCGCCGGCCAGCTGGCGTTGCAACCAGGTGGTGAAGAACCTGCCGGAGTTCCACCAGGAATTCGGCACCGCTCCCGGTGATGGGCTTTGGCTGGATCCGGCGGAACGGGTCAGCATCTGGTAA